The Camelina sativa cultivar DH55 chromosome 14, Cs, whole genome shotgun sequence genome includes a window with the following:
- the LOC104742053 gene encoding ran-binding protein 10-like isoform X2: MSSSPSPANSANAGNGGQDLNLLHFLDKVRLAATGDAEEDEGEDSPTELNTINSAGGFLVVSPDKLSVKYTNMNLHGHDVGVVQANRPAPVKCLTYYFEIFVKDSGVKGQVAIGFTKESFKMRRQPGWEVNSCGYHGDDGFLYRGQGKGEPFGPKYTKDDTVGGGINYATQEFFFTKNGAIVGKIPKDIKGHLFPTVAVHSQNEEVLVNFGKKKFAFDITGYEVSERNKQQMAIEKISIPPNIGYGLVKTYLLHYGYEETLDAFNLATKTTVPPINIDQGNAIDEDDSSYALKQRKTLRQLVRNGEIDAAMVKLREWYPQTVQDDKSVVCFLLHCQHFIELVRVGKLEEGVKYGRLELAKFVGLTGFQDIIEDCFALLVYEKPEESPVGYFLEDSHKELVADAVNAAILSTNPNKRDVQKSCHLHSHLEKLLRQLTVCCLERRSLNGDQGETFRLHRILNNNSSRR, encoded by the exons ATGAGCTCTTCACCATCGCCGGCGAATTCCGCCAACGCCGGTAACGGCGGTCAAGATCTGAACTTACTTCACTTCTTGGATAAGGTTCGTCTCGCCGCTACGGGAGATGCCG AGGAAGACGAAGGCGAAGATTCGCCGACGGAGTTGAACACGATCAATAGCGCAGGCGGGTTTCTCGTGGTTTCTCCTGATAAGCTTTCGGTTAAGTACACCAATATGAATCTACATGGGCACGACGTCGGCGTTGTTCAAGCGAATAGACCTGCTCCGGTCAAGTGTCTCACTTACTACTTTGagatttttgttaaagattCTGGGGTTAAAGGGCAAGTTGCGATTGGTTTTACTAAAGAGAGCTTCAAAATGAGGAGACAACCTGg ATGGGAAGTGAACAGCTGTGGCTATCATGGGGATGATGGATTTCTGTATCGTGGCCAGGGAAAAGGTGAACCTTTTGGTCCAAAGTATACCAAAGATGATACAGTTGGCGGTGGTATAAACTACGCTACGCAAGAGTTCTTTTTCAC TAAAAACGGGGCTATTGTTGGGAAAATCCCCAAGGACATAAAAGGTCATCTGTTCCCTACTGTAGCTGTACATAGCCAAAATGAGGA GGTATTAGTCAACTTTGGGAAGAAGAAATTTGCTTTCGATATTACG GGTTATGAAGTATCAGAGAGGAATAAGCAACAAATGGCTATCGAAAAAATATCCATACCTCCAAACATTGGTTATGG GCTTGTAAAGACCTACCTGTTACACTATGGTTATGAGGAGACACTCGATGCTTTCAACCTTGCTACTAAAACTACAGTTCCGCCCATTAATATAGATCAAGGAAATGCTATTGATGAGGATGATTCGTCATATGctttgaaacaaagaaagacTCTTAGACAG CTTGTCAGAAATGGTGAGATTGATGCTGCTATGGTTAAACTCCGGGAGTGGTATCCCCAAACTGTACAG GACGATAAATCGGTGGTTTGTTTCCTCCTGCACTGTCAACATTTTATTGAATTAGTACGG GTTGGAAAACTTGAAGAAGGTGTGAAGTATGGCAGACTTGAGTTAGCTAAATTTGTTGGGTTAACCGGGTTTCAAGATATTATCGAG GACTGCTTTGCTTTGCTCGTTTATGAAAAGCCTGAGGAATCACCGGTTGGGTATTTCCTAGAAGACTCGCATAAGGAACTAGTGGCTGATGCCGTGAATGCAGCGATACTATCAACAAATCCAAATAAGAGAGATGTGCAGAAAAGCTGTCACTTGCATTCCCATCTGGAGAAACTGCTAAGACAATTAACCGTGTGCTGTTTGGAAAGGCGGTCACTGAATGGAGACCAAGGCGAAACATTCCGGCTTCACCGCATACTTAACAACAACAGTTCAAGAAGATGA
- the LOC104742053 gene encoding ran-binding protein 10-like isoform X1, with protein sequence MSSSPSPANSANAGNGGQDLNLLHFLDKVRLAATGDAKEDEGEDSPTELNTINSAGGFLVVSPDKLSVKYTNMNLHGHDVGVVQANRPAPVKCLTYYFEIFVKDSGVKGQVAIGFTKESFKMRRQPGWEVNSCGYHGDDGFLYRGQGKGEPFGPKYTKDDTVGGGINYATQEFFFTKNGAIVGKIPKDIKGHLFPTVAVHSQNEEVLVNFGKKKFAFDITGYEVSERNKQQMAIEKISIPPNIGYGLVKTYLLHYGYEETLDAFNLATKTTVPPINIDQGNAIDEDDSSYALKQRKTLRQLVRNGEIDAAMVKLREWYPQTVQDDKSVVCFLLHCQHFIELVRVGKLEEGVKYGRLELAKFVGLTGFQDIIEDCFALLVYEKPEESPVGYFLEDSHKELVADAVNAAILSTNPNKRDVQKSCHLHSHLEKLLRQLTVCCLERRSLNGDQGETFRLHRILNNNSSRR encoded by the exons ATGAGCTCTTCACCATCGCCGGCGAATTCCGCCAACGCCGGTAACGGCGGTCAAGATCTGAACTTACTTCACTTCTTGGATAAGGTTCGTCTCGCCGCTACGGGAGATGCCAAGGAAGACGAAGGCGAAGATTCGCCGACGGAGTTGAACACGATCAATAGCGCAGGCGGGTTTCTCGTGGTTTCTCCTGATAAGCTTTCGGTTAAGTACACCAATATGAATCTACATGGGCACGACGTCGGCGTTGTTCAAGCGAATAGACCTGCTCCGGTCAAGTGTCTCACTTACTACTTTGagatttttgttaaagattCTGGGGTTAAAGGGCAAGTTGCGATTGGTTTTACTAAAGAGAGCTTCAAAATGAGGAGACAACCTGg ATGGGAAGTGAACAGCTGTGGCTATCATGGGGATGATGGATTTCTGTATCGTGGCCAGGGAAAAGGTGAACCTTTTGGTCCAAAGTATACCAAAGATGATACAGTTGGCGGTGGTATAAACTACGCTACGCAAGAGTTCTTTTTCAC TAAAAACGGGGCTATTGTTGGGAAAATCCCCAAGGACATAAAAGGTCATCTGTTCCCTACTGTAGCTGTACATAGCCAAAATGAGGA GGTATTAGTCAACTTTGGGAAGAAGAAATTTGCTTTCGATATTACG GGTTATGAAGTATCAGAGAGGAATAAGCAACAAATGGCTATCGAAAAAATATCCATACCTCCAAACATTGGTTATGG GCTTGTAAAGACCTACCTGTTACACTATGGTTATGAGGAGACACTCGATGCTTTCAACCTTGCTACTAAAACTACAGTTCCGCCCATTAATATAGATCAAGGAAATGCTATTGATGAGGATGATTCGTCATATGctttgaaacaaagaaagacTCTTAGACAG CTTGTCAGAAATGGTGAGATTGATGCTGCTATGGTTAAACTCCGGGAGTGGTATCCCCAAACTGTACAG GACGATAAATCGGTGGTTTGTTTCCTCCTGCACTGTCAACATTTTATTGAATTAGTACGG GTTGGAAAACTTGAAGAAGGTGTGAAGTATGGCAGACTTGAGTTAGCTAAATTTGTTGGGTTAACCGGGTTTCAAGATATTATCGAG GACTGCTTTGCTTTGCTCGTTTATGAAAAGCCTGAGGAATCACCGGTTGGGTATTTCCTAGAAGACTCGCATAAGGAACTAGTGGCTGATGCCGTGAATGCAGCGATACTATCAACAAATCCAAATAAGAGAGATGTGCAGAAAAGCTGTCACTTGCATTCCCATCTGGAGAAACTGCTAAGACAATTAACCGTGTGCTGTTTGGAAAGGCGGTCACTGAATGGAGACCAAGGCGAAACATTCCGGCTTCACCGCATACTTAACAACAACAGTTCAAGAAGATGA